One window from the genome of Natrinema caseinilyticum encodes:
- a CDS encoding ABC transporter ATP-binding protein codes for MPAIETAALTKRYDSTTAVRELDLSVAEGTVYGFLGPNGSGKTTTMRMLTGLTTPTSGTAIVAGVPVTDRDRLRPHIGYLPEEPPLYEQATAYEQLEYVAGLRDLPSPETEERIDTLLEQLDLTPDDATTRIADYSKGMRQKVAYVQAVLHEPDVAFLDEPTSGLDPRAARTIREMIRTLADGGTTVFLSTHILPVVEAVADRIGILYDGTLVAEDTPERLTHRAETGETRTLEDAFLELTSTDPADVTRESETLDG; via the coding sequence ATGCCCGCAATCGAAACAGCAGCGTTGACGAAGCGATACGATTCGACGACCGCCGTTCGCGAACTCGACCTCAGTGTCGCCGAGGGCACCGTCTACGGTTTCCTCGGTCCGAACGGCTCGGGAAAAACGACGACCATGCGGATGCTAACCGGGCTAACGACGCCGACGAGTGGCACCGCCATCGTCGCCGGTGTCCCGGTCACTGATCGCGATCGTTTGCGACCTCACATCGGGTATCTACCCGAAGAGCCGCCGCTGTACGAGCAAGCAACTGCTTACGAACAACTGGAGTACGTCGCCGGCCTCCGGGACCTCCCCTCCCCCGAGACAGAGGAGCGAATCGATACGTTGCTCGAACAACTGGACCTCACTCCGGACGATGCGACGACCCGGATCGCCGACTACTCGAAGGGAATGCGTCAGAAGGTCGCGTACGTCCAGGCCGTCCTCCACGAGCCCGATGTCGCGTTCCTCGACGAGCCGACCTCCGGGCTCGATCCGCGGGCAGCCAGGACGATCCGCGAGATGATCCGGACCCTCGCCGATGGGGGTACGACGGTTTTCCTGTCGACGCACATCCTCCCGGTTGTCGAAGCGGTGGCCGACAGAATCGGCATCCTCTACGACGGGACGCTCGTCGCCGAAGATACGCCGGAACGCCTCACTCACAGAGCCGAAACCGGCGAAACGCGGACGCTCGAAGATGCGTTCCTCGAACTGACGAGTACGGATCCCGCAGACGTAACGCGCGAGTCGGAGACTCTCGATGGCTGA
- a CDS encoding DUF7351 domain-containing protein, with amino-acid sequence MEEEVGDQIGQDVVDAISSLGNAHRLQILMALDNVEQEHQEPWHTMSFTELYNAMDVDSTSQFSYHLDRLVGQFVRETSDGYRLTYSGHKIVRTIVSDVYESTSTFEDSEVSGVCLFCEAASLIATLDAEQFRIRCTECDAILITDFFPQSQTRDRSPVEVIESFGYRIWSMYVQLRGDVCPECFGPVERTVDVYEHGGKPVHLHVNSCRECQHRVSLPVEVPVAFHPAVHYSFWEHGISVLDVPLWEFFEYLTSGTIATTIVSDDPFAASFDVTLADESLRLSMDETATVTLERRDGASSTP; translated from the coding sequence ATGGAAGAAGAGGTCGGCGACCAAATCGGTCAGGACGTGGTCGATGCGATTAGTTCGCTCGGAAACGCACACCGACTACAAATATTGATGGCGTTAGATAACGTGGAGCAAGAGCATCAAGAGCCGTGGCACACGATGTCCTTTACGGAACTGTACAACGCGATGGATGTCGACAGCACGTCCCAGTTTTCGTATCACTTGGATCGGCTCGTCGGGCAGTTCGTACGTGAAACGTCCGACGGATACAGACTCACGTACAGCGGCCACAAGATCGTACGCACGATCGTCTCCGACGTGTACGAAAGTACTTCGACGTTCGAGGACAGCGAGGTTTCTGGGGTTTGCCTCTTCTGTGAAGCGGCCTCGCTCATCGCGACGCTCGATGCCGAACAATTCCGAATTCGCTGTACGGAATGCGATGCGATCCTCATCACTGACTTCTTCCCGCAAAGCCAAACGCGTGACCGGTCGCCAGTGGAGGTGATCGAGAGCTTCGGATACCGTATCTGGAGTATGTACGTTCAGCTACGAGGCGACGTCTGCCCGGAGTGTTTCGGCCCGGTCGAGAGAACTGTTGACGTGTACGAACACGGCGGGAAACCGGTTCACCTCCACGTCAATTCGTGTCGCGAGTGCCAGCACAGAGTCAGTTTGCCCGTCGAAGTGCCAGTCGCGTTTCACCCGGCGGTCCACTACTCGTTCTGGGAACACGGTATTTCGGTACTGGACGTTCCACTGTGGGAGTTTTTCGAGTATCTCACATCGGGGACGATTGCAACGACGATCGTCTCCGACGATCCGTTCGCAGCGTCGTTCGACGTTACGCTGGCCGACGAGTCACTCCGTCTCAGCATGGACGAGACGGCGACGGTCACACTCGAGCGACGCGACGGCGCTAGCTCCACCCCGTAA
- a CDS encoding inorganic phosphate transporter codes for MIGLNTLATLVVAAGASLFMAWTIGAGSSGSTPFAPAVGANAISVMRAGFVVGLLGFAGAVFQGANVSATIGKSLVDGVILSPIAVVVALFTAAALVALGVYTGYPIATAFTVTGAVVGVGIARGGNPAWATYRQIVGLWVAVPFVGSFLAYTTASLLRDERVSERIAVPVLAGIVGLTLANIEFVFLGSSGESTSLAAVTAPSLASLPLVDVTLAQLAVSLTVAVGCGSVVASDVRSDATAGQRRFLLVLGGLVAFSAGGSQVGLAVGPLLPLRDTVSIPVVWLLVGGGIGLLVGSWTGAPRLIKALARDYSSLGPRRSIAALIPSFLIAQAAILFGIPVSFNEVIVSGIIGSGYAAGGSDVSKQKILYTIAGWVGSLALSLGIGYAVYSVVTGVFLKGGI; via the coding sequence ATGATAGGACTGAACACGTTGGCGACGCTCGTCGTCGCGGCCGGAGCGAGCCTGTTCATGGCCTGGACCATCGGTGCGGGGTCTTCGGGCTCCACGCCGTTCGCACCGGCCGTCGGCGCGAACGCAATCTCCGTGATGCGGGCTGGCTTCGTCGTCGGTCTGCTGGGATTCGCTGGCGCGGTGTTCCAGGGTGCGAACGTCTCGGCGACGATCGGAAAGAGTCTCGTCGATGGCGTCATCCTCTCGCCGATTGCGGTCGTCGTCGCACTGTTCACTGCGGCGGCGCTGGTCGCCCTCGGCGTCTACACCGGCTATCCTATCGCGACGGCGTTCACCGTGACCGGCGCCGTCGTCGGGGTCGGAATCGCGCGCGGTGGAAATCCAGCGTGGGCGACATATCGCCAGATAGTCGGCCTCTGGGTCGCGGTGCCGTTCGTCGGGAGCTTCCTGGCGTATACGACCGCGTCGCTTCTCAGGGACGAGCGCGTCTCCGAGCGAATCGCCGTTCCGGTTCTCGCCGGTATCGTCGGACTCACGCTCGCGAACATCGAGTTCGTATTCCTCGGCTCGTCCGGGGAAAGCACCTCGCTGGCTGCTGTCACAGCCCCGTCTCTCGCGTCTCTCCCGCTCGTGGACGTCACGCTCGCACAGCTCGCGGTCTCGCTCACCGTCGCCGTCGGTTGTGGGTCCGTCGTCGCATCGGACGTTCGATCGGACGCCACGGCTGGCCAACGTCGCTTCCTGCTCGTCCTCGGCGGGCTCGTCGCATTCTCCGCAGGCGGCAGTCAGGTTGGACTCGCAGTCGGCCCGCTCTTACCGCTCCGCGACACCGTCTCCATCCCTGTCGTCTGGCTACTGGTCGGCGGGGGAATCGGACTACTGGTGGGGTCGTGGACCGGCGCTCCCCGATTGATCAAGGCGCTCGCGCGGGATTACTCCTCGCTCGGTCCGCGGCGGTCCATCGCGGCGCTCATCCCGTCGTTCCTCATCGCGCAGGCGGCCATTCTGTTTGGAATTCCCGTATCGTTCAACGAAGTTATCGTTTCTGGGATCATCGGAAGCGGATACGCTGCCGGTGGGTCGGACGTGAGCAAACAAAAAATACTGTACACGATCGCCGGATGGGTCGGCTCACTCGCACTTTCCCTCGGCATTGGATACGCTGTCTATTCCGTCGTAACGGGCGTATTTCTCAAAGGTGGAATATAA
- a CDS encoding DUF5828 family protein produces the protein MKEHVSGFVVQSDWADVVEHGHRITAALRMVTKLSPFYFDDELVSATIQQRRLSDKYGYTFEMNINDDERTDAVRTLIVTVESEIDRWHHAAETETDTPKRPRESTSPTTDAAG, from the coding sequence ATGAAAGAACACGTCTCCGGATTCGTGGTCCAGAGCGACTGGGCGGACGTCGTCGAACACGGCCACCGGATAACGGCTGCACTTCGGATGGTGACGAAACTATCGCCGTTCTACTTCGACGACGAACTCGTCAGCGCCACCATCCAACAGCGTCGGCTGTCCGACAAGTACGGGTACACGTTCGAGATGAACATCAACGACGACGAACGAACGGACGCGGTCCGCACACTGATCGTAACCGTAGAGAGCGAGATAGACCGCTGGCACCACGCCGCGGAGACAGAGACAGACACGCCGAAGCGTCCGAGGGAATCGACGTCCCCGACGACTGACGCCGCGGGGTGA
- a CDS encoding molybdenum cofactor guanylyltransferase, with protein MTASTDLAHEVTGLVLAGGRSTRFGDADEQKAVATVGRQTLLGRVVEAVTAATTRPPVVAVRSDDQRDAYAEAVSAGDVSFAVDDGAFDGPLAGLFGGIDTVDSQWLFCCGCDMPLLSSAAIQWLVDELHSRSCPSEGRPDAVAIRHPDGTTEPLHTLYRRSSVARARAELPRSAGPRALLETLERVVTLPVEATPPRVPIEESTTNVNTRTDLETAVQRLLPNQ; from the coding sequence ATGACAGCATCGACTGACCTCGCGCACGAGGTGACAGGCCTGGTCCTCGCTGGCGGACGAAGCACCCGGTTCGGCGACGCCGACGAGCAGAAGGCCGTCGCGACGGTCGGCAGGCAGACGCTGCTCGGCCGCGTCGTCGAGGCGGTCACCGCGGCGACGACTCGGCCGCCGGTGGTCGCCGTCCGTTCCGACGATCAGCGCGATGCGTACGCCGAGGCTGTGTCAGCTGGCGATGTGTCGTTCGCAGTCGACGACGGCGCGTTCGACGGTCCGCTGGCCGGACTGTTCGGCGGCATCGATACCGTCGACTCTCAGTGGCTGTTCTGTTGTGGCTGTGATATGCCGTTGCTCTCATCGGCGGCGATTCAGTGGCTCGTCGACGAACTCCACAGCAGAAGCTGTCCGTCCGAAGGACGCCCGGACGCGGTCGCGATTCGACACCCCGACGGAACGACCGAGCCGCTGCACACGCTGTATCGACGGTCGTCAGTAGCGCGTGCGCGGGCAGAACTCCCGCGAAGTGCTGGACCGCGTGCGCTACTGGAGACCCTCGAGCGAGTCGTGACGCTCCCCGTCGAGGCCACACCCCCACGAGTTCCCATCGAGGAGTCGACGACCAACGTCAACACGCGAACCGACCTCGAGACGGCGGTCCAGCGGTTGCTACCCAACCAGTAA
- a CDS encoding Mrp/NBP35 family ATP-binding protein, whose protein sequence is MDARHQSDELTARVRRALADAEIARDVLFTGLADLDALAVRVREQTAQVTVTLPIPSAMVRDTIARDVTHVAQDVDGVSTVECRFESEVPSFEDRVDFIPEVKNVVAVASGKGGVGKSTVAVNVASALAAAGATVGLLDADIYGPNAPTMLGLEERTPDATLDDQIVPREAHGVRVMSMDFIVEEDDPVIWRGPLVDEFIKQLFSDVEWGDLDYLFVDLPPGTGDAQLSLVQHLPVTGAVIVTTPEPVAVDDARRGLQGFARYGVPVLGIAENMASFECPDCESEHDIFDAGGGEGLAAEFDIPVLGELPVDPAVGTLDPDTDEGTPGVSIPGIGRLQLPRMREERERSSSLPPIAVRDGGGDSRAAMERLATRTAARINSLAV, encoded by the coding sequence ATGGATGCACGACACCAATCCGACGAACTCACCGCACGCGTCCGGCGCGCGCTGGCCGACGCCGAAATAGCCCGTGATGTGCTGTTCACCGGGCTCGCCGACCTGGATGCGCTGGCGGTGCGTGTCCGAGAGCAAACGGCACAGGTAACCGTCACGCTCCCGATTCCCTCGGCGATGGTCCGCGACACCATCGCACGAGACGTGACACACGTCGCTCAGGACGTCGATGGTGTCTCGACTGTCGAGTGTCGGTTCGAATCCGAAGTTCCGAGCTTCGAGGACCGCGTCGATTTCATCCCGGAGGTTAAAAACGTCGTCGCGGTTGCCAGCGGCAAGGGCGGCGTCGGCAAGAGCACGGTCGCAGTGAACGTAGCGTCCGCGCTCGCGGCCGCTGGTGCGACCGTCGGGCTACTTGACGCGGACATCTACGGGCCGAACGCACCGACGATGCTCGGCCTCGAAGAGCGAACGCCGGACGCGACGCTCGACGATCAAATCGTCCCGCGGGAGGCTCACGGCGTACGAGTGATGAGTATGGACTTCATCGTCGAGGAAGACGACCCCGTCATCTGGCGCGGCCCGCTCGTCGACGAGTTCATCAAGCAACTGTTCAGCGACGTCGAGTGGGGAGACCTCGACTACCTGTTCGTCGACCTCCCGCCTGGCACCGGCGACGCACAGCTCTCGTTGGTCCAACACCTCCCGGTCACTGGTGCGGTAATCGTGACGACGCCCGAGCCGGTCGCGGTCGATGACGCTCGCCGCGGCCTGCAGGGCTTCGCTCGATACGGCGTCCCCGTCCTGGGCATCGCGGAGAACATGGCGAGTTTTGAATGCCCCGACTGCGAGAGTGAACACGACATCTTCGACGCGGGCGGCGGCGAGGGGCTGGCGGCTGAGTTCGACATCCCGGTGCTCGGCGAGCTGCCAGTCGACCCCGCGGTCGGCACGTTGGACCCCGATACCGACGAGGGGACGCCCGGCGTCTCGATTCCGGGCATCGGCCGATTACAGCTCCCACGGATGCGCGAGGAGCGCGAGCGCTCCTCGTCCCTTCCGCCCATCGCAGTCAGAGACGGTGGGGGCGACTCCCGCGCTGCGATGGAACGGCTGGCGACGCGAACAGCCGCACGCATCAACAGTCTGGCCGTTTGA